The following nucleotide sequence is from Aedes aegypti strain LVP_AGWG chromosome 3, AaegL5.0 Primary Assembly, whole genome shotgun sequence.
GAGTTCAGATCGATTTTGAATAGCAAAAAAGTGTTTAGACCGAAAATAACCATTAGGGTATCGGAAATATGCTGCtatgaataaatttaaaaaataaagtcAATAAAACTTTCTTTTTTTCAACATTGTACTTTTTATTATTAGCTCTTTTctataatttatataaaaatcattCTGTTTAATGAAGTGGCTCACACTACCATCATTATTATACGCAAAAAAAGgggtttcaaaaatattgctcaaaaatttccaagtggatatattatcaatatccACTTTATTATTATCAAACTATAGACATGATATAAAAAACAACATGCTATAGCTATAGTATAAGTCGCTGGCATTTATCCGATTGTATGCTGGTTTTCTATGCAGTCTATTACGTTTTTCTTAGGTGGCTCATATTCCCCAGATTACCCTTAACTGCTCAACCACGTGTTGTAAAAGAAGGATTTGTCTAAGTAATGTACTAGCACCGCCGATTTGCCCACCTTATTTCTAAGAGCTTTGCGCATAATTGTCCATGTATGGGATTTCTTTTATACCAGAGAAAGTTATATAAAGAAGGACAGATTAGCTGTAGAAAAAGTTTTATGATGAATTAAAGTTAATTATTTTGAtactatcattttttttcagataacaGTCACCGACGTTCCGGCCTACTGGCAACAACCCAGAAAACGTGTGAAAGATGActtatacaaaatggtcaaagaCGTTGACTATGGCAAAAAAATCAAGCGATATTACGACACAAACATCAACAAGAGCCGAACCGATTTTTTAAACCTTCTGGAGACGATAAAGCAGGACGGAAACAATGCAGCGGTTTTTGGATCGCATTGTGATAATGTTAATTTCACCTGCATCCAATGCTGCGAAAATGATTATCCAGATGAgatttttttgaacaaatcaATTCTTCTCCAAAACAACTTTAACCCTGCGTTAGAAGGAAAATCCTTAGACGTGCTGATTTCAATTGGCAAAACGCTTCCCTTAAAATTAAACCCAAATGAGATATCGTTGGTTGAAAAGTTGACCAGGAAACAGCACGAATCTAAGCTTTGGCATTGGGCACGTACCGGAAGAATAACCGCCTCGGTTTTGAAAGAAGTGGTAAGTGCTATTCTTAcaagccattccatgaaaaaaaagtATAATCTCTCGTTATTTGGAAATATCAGGTAGCATTGTTCcctattaaaaaatgtttttcacatagggtagatgtaccagtaTTCGACATCCTAAGGTAAACTATTTATTATGATTCAATCAAAAGACTTTGCAATACGttcaaaacgtcaaataaaagctttcaatccatgtttAGCAAGCAAAATATAATAACCTGTTACacactttgtttttgtaatggaaattggGGTGGTGAATACTGGATCACCTGCACCAGTTTCGCCATGTTTTCtacttactataaaaatagcgttctgtgaaatttttagctcattcggtggtgatttaatgGTGACCCATAGACAAAGTTCGTTTATATCAAAATTACTATagagaaatttcgaaaaaaaaaaaatgttcaaaacactcAAGTGTTGTAATCTAAGTACAAGTTTCTCTGCTCATAATGAAAACTTATTAAACCATCGTCAAAAAAGTTGCCAAAGAACAAAAGCTTTTTGAGCTGATTTTATTTGAGATAATTGCATAAAAATGCAAGGTTATAATAGcaaattcatgaatatttttgaacaatttttataaaggtttgaagaatgagtttttcactatgagatgataatttttaaattgcattacagtactaacgtgttttgaatatatttataaatttctccatatcaatttccatataaacttactTTGTATTtggaccacctttaaatcaccaccgaaaaagctgaaaatttcacagaaccttttttttatagtaaggatggtaggactagattttcaaaaatttttcttCCCTATTcatttaaatatatgaaaatttgactGGTCGCCCCTACCAAATTCTGAGAGATTGTATTGTATATATCATTCCTCACTGGACTCTCGCAATGCTGTTTATAGTTTATCGAACAGttgtcgcaaacattcaaaatggtATATCTCAGAGTACAGTTGATTTTTTGGAAACAAATCATCATTATGtcatttagcgaaaaaaaaaaacaattgctcGATTCTATGCTATCGCGCACGTAGATAAGCTTTTCTGCATTAATACTGAATAACGGCgacagtccagtggtgaaagaaatagcTGATATAGGATATCTCAAAACGAGTATTTTTTCTAACATGATATACGGTTCTAAGATACGGtgtagagaaaaaaaacatgtgatGAATTATCTAGTTAATTtgttaataaatattttaatgGACTTTTTTCTTCGCATTTTAGGTGTATTCTTCAAATCAAGTCCCTCCGCCAAAAAGATCTCTACTGAAGCGTATTTGCCACCCATACAAGGAAAAAGCCATAAACACTCCTGCTGTAGCCTATGGCAAACAATACGAGTCAGTAGCGAAACGAGATCTAGAGCGTATCCTAAATCAAACACACCAAGATGCAAAATTCGTTGAGAGCGGAATCGTTATTGATGAAAAATATCCCTTTATGGCTGCATCTCCGGACTATATGGTGCAATGTTCGTGCTGCGGTACTGCTTCCGTAGAGATCAAATGCCCATATCGCCTTAGTGAAAAAAGTCCCTTGAATTTGCAACTCAGTTTGCGCGAACTTGCAAATTCGAGAGACCCTTTTATTAAGTTTGACGGGGAAAAATTCAGCATGGTAGAAAGCCATAAGTATTATTTTCAGGTTCAAGCACAGATTTTCATCACCCGAGCAAAGTATGGAATATTTATGGTATGGAGCCGAAAGGAGAAGTTGATAATAAGCGTACCTAGAGATGAAGTTTCTTGGGGCAATTGGTTGGCCAGGAGTAagttgtattttgaaaatatactgaTTCCCGAATTGCTTGCCAAACATTTTACTTCAAATATTAACTAAGGATGTAATCTTGTTAatcgtattttatttttttattattaaagatTTTTATAAAACCTAATCACTTCTTGCATTTTTCTTTTAAATCTTGAGAGctgttttgcgaaaaatcaaCATGCTATTAAGGCCACATGGTAGAATGACCAATCCCTTTATTGCGGTAAAATGTAAATCTTAAAACTTAGGAcatgtgcaggaaaacggtttgtggcggcgaaggatgtaCCATGGTTGAACGAGATTGCCCAActttacggcgaacccagtatacTGAAGGTAGCCAAAGTTGGATGCATACGATagacagggcatgttgcaagaatgccggaaaacaaccctgcaaagatggtgttcgatTCGAAACGGTTGATACAAGAAGGGCggatcgatttggcgagcgtgggacagaaccgaggatggagaaatGCGACCATGAATGAAATGAGAAATACAAGGAAGGTTAAATTACAGACAAACagtcacactctcatcactaTCCATCGACCATCTTTTTGAAGATTGATTCCAATATAAagtacaccggggcaagttgaaacggctggGGTATGATAAAATGGAACTATATCATAATGAAATTTTATAACAGTTAGAAATTCAATAGCAGAAACATGAAGTTGAAAGATGGAATAAGCTTTTCAAGAAGAAAAATTTGCTAACATTCATTAGCATCATATTCAAAGCTTCGCATTTCATCTTGCCCCACCCatttcaacttgccccggtgtaccttatgGTGGGTGATATATCCGCCATCTAAAGCTCTGGCGTTGTTTTTGTTTGTGTTCGATATTTACAACCTGAGACAGTGATTTATCCATTAATCCATTGGTTTTGATCGCGTCTGTAGTGAAAAAAAACActgattatcaattttattattttattttatcagaTTTATGGTTACatatctttttgtttttttttttttttacaaaaacatgAGTGTTATGTAATCGAGCAGTTTAGGTTCACCAATATGCAACAAAGTTTGACGATTAAATCTACCGCgttgttattattttcaaacCGTTGAAGAGCGGTTGCCTCGATCATTCCTCGTAAATAttcatatttcatttttattacacCAATTATTCGCTCTACGTGTACTCTTAAAGAAGTAATCTGTTTGTCTCTTTCAAGATCAAGAGGATTTAGTTGTtggtttttcttcaaaaatgtaggTATATTCAATCTTGCACCACGAAGAGCAATCAGATCAGCAAAATCAAACCCTTTATCGGCAAGCACCACATCACCAGGCTCCAACAAATCGAGAAATCCAGAATTTTGTCCGATAAATCTATCTGAACATCTTCCGACGAAAGCATTCGAGATAAATGAAACAGCGCCATGTGGCGACATGGCAATTAAAAATTTAACAGTATGTCGCATCTTGTAAAAGCTATGGTGAGAGTTCGCTGCTTTAGGATCCGAAGGAGTTTCACATGACACTTCAAAACAGTCAATAATAAACACTCTTTTATCACCTAGTGCTTCCCGGAACAAACGCGGAAGGTGTCGAATGCTGGTTTCTTTTGAAGGAGGTTCTAAAGCGTATTTCAGAGCGGAATACATAACATAGATCGTCCTATGAAAATATTTGGACACAGTATTCACACATACTGAATAGTCATCTGCCAGATCGACGAATGGTGTACCACGACGCAGTTTACGCAGAGTCATTACAAAAACTTGATCCTTGGTTAGATGGCACGACGGTTTAAATAATGAACTTTccacaaaatcaaaaattttttttaatgttttaaaatgATCAATTCCTGTGTACAGTTTCGCTCGTTCGTCGATGGCGATCCAATCCAACCCTCTTGTCACTTTAACTTCAAGTAGTGAAAGACGACTTTGCAGCTCTGCTAGTTCCGTGCGGTACTTTTGAACCATCGAACAATCAGAGCCAGAGAAGCAGCAATTGGTTTCATGATTCTCAATGTTCATTATTTCCTCGCAGTGTTCATTACGACCGGGATCACCTAGTAcaaatataatatataaaaattattaagGTTTTCAAAGATCAATCCGGACTAATATGTGCTCCAAAACCTGACAccctgaatattatttttacgtGAACTTTGACACAAATggaacagagcctacttctcagcttagtgtgctTCTGAGAACTTCCACAGACAAAATTTCAATCCAAAAAATCACATACAAATCTGGTCGTTCAAAAAAGATcgtcaagaatattttcattatGCAGTTTTTTAGTATGTCTATCATATTTGTTCTCTAATGCATCATGTTCCAGTTAGTTATATTTGAAAAGTATGCCTACAAGATAATGCATTGAAGTACTCCTTCGCTTCTTATGGGACATATTTTCAAGATTGcgttttcaaaacaattctgTTATTTTCTTTGACGTTGAGGACAACAAAGCTTTCTTTGCTGGATACACTTTTTGGGAAATAATCTACAATTTAAAAACATCCCAGTCGTGACAGAACACCTGGAAAGTAACAGTTCAGGAGAACGAAGCTTGGaagagttttaaaattttggggtttgaagatttcttaagtgtcataataattaatttaaatttcaatacaaacaatcttaccatgggggaaaGGGAGATTGAAATATCCCCAATAATGTATTGTACCTGGTACATATATCATGGTAcaagttgtcaagaaaattattccaaggctaTCTTAAATGAAGACGATTATCAATAATgaacttatttcaaaataatcataTGTTTTATAATACTACAGGTGTGTCAGAAGTatgacgtaattaatgaacagTCCCTTACATGATTTCATGGTTTTATAAAAGTGCTTTGGATAAATTGAAgaccatttttataatttttaaaattcatgagatttatttttaaattttggcttTTGGCCCAAGATATTTAAACATTATTATAGGGACAACGAATAAAAAAAGTGGTCTAAAAAAATTTGTTAAAGAGCCATATTCTGATTCATGGTCGTTCTTGAACAAATATTAGTTTTGGTTTTCAGTCCGCGAAAAgatcatttgtttgaatttagAAGAAAAATAGTGATCTCGAAATGAACCAGAGAAGTACAAAGTATTTCCTGTTGcataccgtaaagtgccctaattcaaCGCAtcgcctaattccgcgcatttggtccaaaaatgtcaaaactgatgaaaattttaaaattatcccATACCGCTATCTGCGCTGAATACGGTACATATATTGTTAACATTGGCGTAGAAACAGGGGGGCCCCTACAGAATCCTCCAGGACGCCCCAGAAAATTTTAGGATAGcatatatcaaaaataaataaacgtgTTTATTATAGGCAGATATAACCATGTTAACCAACATGAAATGTATTTATAGTAACTTTATGCCACATTATGCTAAAAGGCGTGGTGAGACTCAAACCCACAATTCCCATGcatatttcaaattcaaagatATCTTACTAACCACAAACAAGTCATCGTTTATTTCCTTATTTAAGAACATTGCAAAAACTACGGAAAATGCATCTTAAAATTTGATAGAACATTTGGAGTTCCTCATGGAGAACAATAATCCTTTTTACTTCAATTTTCCATAATTTTGTaccggaatttttcgaaaattgtcTCTCGAATCCCTCCAATAGTAtgctaagaaatttctgatggatattctatcatgaattatATCACATCttacctctaggaattccacaaTGTACTG
It contains:
- the LOC110678579 gene encoding uncharacterized protein LOC110678579, whose amino-acid sequence is MVKDVDYGKKIKRYYDTNINKSRTDFLNLLETIKQDGNNAAVFGSHCDNVNFTCIQCCENDYPDEIFLNKSILLQNNFNPALEGKSLDVLISIGKTLPLKLNPNEISLVEKLTRKQHESKLWHWARTGRITASVLKEVVYSSNQVPPPKRSLLKRICHPYKEKAINTPAVAYGKQYESVAKRDLERILNQTHQDAKFVESGIVIDEKYPFMAASPDYMVQCSCCGTASVEIKCPYRLSEKSPLNLQLSLRELANSRDPFIKFDGEKFSMVESHKYYFQVQAQIFITRAKYGIFMVWSRKEKLIISVPRDEVSWGNWLARSKLYFENILIPELLAKHFTSNIN